One Aerococcus urinaeequi DNA segment encodes these proteins:
- a CDS encoding XTP/dITP diphosphatase has translation MKQVMIATANQGKAKEFKQLFDKYGIEVKTLLDFPDYPDIPETGTTFIENATIKATTAAKDLHIPVIADDSGLAIDALDGAPGVYSARYAGPEKSDANNRKKALTELADVPDEDRGATFHTYLVVSDAQGQVINHYHGTLSGVILREERGENGFGYDPIFYVPSEGLTTAEMSAEKKDSLSHRGNALRLLAKDLQNGELNLYEDSNHK, from the coding sequence ATGAAGCAAGTAATGATCGCTACAGCCAACCAAGGTAAAGCCAAGGAATTCAAGCAATTATTTGATAAATACGGAATTGAAGTTAAAACCTTGCTAGATTTTCCTGACTATCCAGATATTCCAGAAACTGGGACTACTTTCATTGAAAATGCGACGATTAAAGCCACAACAGCCGCGAAAGACTTGCACATTCCAGTCATTGCGGACGATTCTGGTCTAGCCATTGACGCATTAGACGGGGCACCAGGCGTTTATTCAGCCCGTTACGCAGGCCCTGAGAAGTCAGATGCCAATAACCGGAAAAAGGCCTTAACCGAGCTTGCTGACGTACCTGACGAAGATAGAGGCGCGACTTTCCATACCTATCTAGTCGTTTCTGACGCACAAGGTCAAGTCATCAACCACTACCACGGCACTTTATCTGGTGTCATCTTACGTGAAGAGCGCGGGGAAAATGGCTTCGGCTATGATCCAATTTTTTACGTACCAAGTGAAGGGTTAACCACAGCTGAAATGTCAGCAGAAAAAAAAGATTCTTTAAGTCACCGAGGCAATGCCTTACGTTTACTAGCCAAAGATTTACAAAATGGGGAGTTGAACTTATATGAAGATTCTAATCACAAGTGA
- the racE gene encoding glutamate racemase has translation MNRPIGFLDSGVGGLTVVKEAMRQLPNESIIYIGDNARCPYGPRSVEEIATFTNQMVDFLLTKDIKLLVIACNTATAVALDEIKQRVSIPVIGVIQPGARAANKYTKNGKIGVLGTEGTIKSGMYLENLLQKNKDLNMTSLACPALVPLVESQQYATPLAKKVIAETLAPIKNKGLDTVILGCTHYPLLRDTIQKTLGHTVKLVDSGQETISDVSILLDYNDIAKLSDDPSPRVTEFYTTGSPELFKEIADDWLDQPIEVHRVTIETLEAIQKQMKEG, from the coding sequence ATGAACAGACCTATCGGATTCTTAGATTCTGGTGTAGGTGGCTTAACGGTAGTGAAAGAAGCTATGCGACAATTGCCCAATGAATCGATTATCTATATTGGTGACAATGCACGTTGTCCTTATGGGCCAAGAAGTGTAGAAGAAATAGCGACTTTTACTAATCAAATGGTCGATTTTCTTTTAACCAAAGATATTAAATTATTGGTCATTGCCTGTAATACAGCGACTGCGGTTGCCTTAGATGAAATTAAACAGCGGGTATCTATTCCAGTTATCGGGGTGATTCAACCGGGTGCAAGAGCAGCCAATAAATACACAAAAAATGGCAAAATTGGTGTTTTAGGTACTGAAGGGACCATTAAAAGTGGCATGTACCTTGAAAATTTACTACAAAAAAATAAAGACTTGAACATGACTTCATTAGCTTGTCCAGCCCTTGTCCCACTGGTAGAAAGCCAACAATACGCCACACCTTTAGCCAAAAAGGTGATAGCGGAAACTTTAGCACCAATTAAAAATAAGGGGTTGGATACTGTTATTCTAGGTTGTACCCACTATCCTTTACTAAGAGATACCATTCAAAAAACCTTGGGACATACGGTCAAACTTGTTGATTCTGGCCAGGAAACTATTTCAGACGTATCCATCCTTTTGGATTACAACGACATTGCCAAATTGTCGGATGATCCATCACCAAGAGTGACTGAATTTTACACCACCGGCTCACCAGAACTATTTAAGGAGATTGCGGACGACTGGTTGGATCAACCAATTGAAGTACACCGTGTCACTATCGAAACACTTGAAGCAATTCAAAAACAGATGAAAGAAGGCTAA
- the mgsA gene encoding methylglyoxal synthase: MKIALIAHDSKKDMMVSFATAYKFILEKHELFATGTTGLRIIEATGLDVHRFKSGPLGGDQQVGAAISQNDMDLVIFMRDPLAAMPHEPDVTALIRLCDVYNIPLATNIGTAEVLIRGLDEGFMDWRKQYDDGFLNQDILENIEKGNEGRKLVE, encoded by the coding sequence ATGAAAATTGCACTTATTGCCCATGATTCAAAAAAAGATATGATGGTGTCCTTTGCAACTGCCTACAAATTCATTCTTGAAAAACATGAATTATTTGCTACAGGGACAACTGGTTTACGTATTATCGAAGCCACTGGTTTAGACGTTCACCGCTTTAAATCAGGCCCACTTGGTGGTGACCAACAAGTCGGTGCGGCTATCTCACAAAACGACATGGACTTAGTTATCTTTATGCGTGACCCATTAGCAGCTATGCCCCACGAACCAGATGTGACTGCCCTGATCCGTTTATGTGACGTGTATAACATCCCACTAGCAACCAATATCGGTACCGCAGAAGTCCTTATTCGCGGGTTAGATGAAGGATTTATGGACTGGCGTAAACAATACGACGATGGTTTCTTAAACCAAGACATCTTAGAAAATATCGAAAAAGGCAACGAAGGCCGTAAGTTAGTAGAATAA
- the trxA gene encoding thioredoxin gives MVKAITDAEFKNETEEGVVLIDFWATWCGPCRMQSPIVETLDDEMGDQVKFTKMDVDDNPETAREFGIMSIPTLMIKKDGQVVEQLVGYTPKENLEQVLNQYL, from the coding sequence ATGGTTAAAGCTATTACAGATGCAGAATTTAAAAATGAGACTGAAGAAGGCGTTGTATTAATTGACTTTTGGGCTACTTGGTGTGGACCTTGTCGTATGCAATCACCAATCGTTGAAACTTTAGATGATGAAATGGGTGACCAAGTTAAGTTCACCAAAATGGATGTGGATGATAATCCAGAAACAGCACGTGAATTTGGTATTATGTCCATCCCAACATTAATGATCAAGAAAGACGGTCAAGTTGTTGAGCAATTAGTTGGTTATACGCCAAAAGAAAATCTAGAGCAAGTATTAAACCAATACTTATAA
- a CDS encoding endonuclease MutS2, giving the protein MNPKIFQTLEFEKIQQQVAKETRTEIGKIQALNLKPSAEAEEIEQSLQSVDDVKRLFELDKRIPVSQLINVKPFLKRLDIGADLNGKELAAVGRVLRASGEVSTFFSKLKEAKVELMQLYAIADDFIDMRDLMRKMQNAIADDGSVYDNASSTLHGLRQGIKREEAGIRVKLDQIIRSNKASYLSEAIITIRNNRFVIPVKQEYRNAFGGVVHDQSSSGQTLYIEPQTVLDANNHLRSLQVQEDEEIRRIFQELSTELAPYTSEIAENNQRLGDLDLIQAKFFYAREIGANRPILANGSERIDLKEARHPLLDRKTVVANDIHFSHEYNMIVITGPNTGGKTITLKTVGLLQLMAQSGLYITAKADSRVEIFKEIFADIGDEQSIEQSLSTFSGHMTNIIRIVEAADEHSLVLIDELGSGTDPQEGAAIAIAVLNRFAFLNARVLATTHYPELKTYAYDHPGAINASMEFNEITLEPTYQLLIGVPGRSNAFDISQRLGLPVEMVDEARSYIQEDSQNLNEMLLDLEAQRHEYEDLSAEAAKDLADAENLLNDLKKAQARLEADKQTYMNRARKEANQLVEDTKAKADAILAEIREWQINHPTIGNIKEHEMIDRQSALSNLTQEEQLKKNKILQKAKKNKERKASFEVGDEVNVLTYGQRGTLVEKREKDWVVQMGMLKMEVAEKDLTLVDEKPKKEKNHRAGLKASKAKSVNTSLDLRGERYEEAMIRLNNFIDSALLAGHGQVTIIHGHGTGALRQGVQKALKNHPRVDSFEFAPYNMGGNGATIAKFKG; this is encoded by the coding sequence TTGAATCCTAAAATATTTCAAACCTTAGAATTTGAGAAAATACAACAACAAGTAGCAAAAGAAACCCGAACTGAAATCGGAAAAATCCAAGCTTTAAATTTAAAACCCAGTGCAGAAGCGGAAGAAATCGAGCAATCCTTACAAAGTGTTGACGATGTAAAACGCTTGTTTGAATTAGACAAACGGATCCCAGTCAGCCAACTAATTAACGTAAAACCATTCTTAAAACGATTGGATATCGGTGCTGACTTAAACGGGAAAGAATTGGCTGCAGTAGGCCGGGTCTTACGGGCATCTGGTGAAGTTTCTACCTTCTTTAGCAAACTAAAAGAAGCAAAAGTAGAATTAATGCAATTGTATGCAATTGCAGATGACTTTATTGACATGCGGGATTTGATGCGTAAGATGCAAAATGCCATTGCAGATGATGGGTCAGTTTATGACAATGCCTCGTCAACTTTACATGGCTTAAGACAAGGAATCAAACGCGAAGAAGCGGGTATCCGTGTCAAACTAGACCAAATAATCCGGTCTAATAAGGCTTCTTATTTAAGTGAGGCCATCATCACCATCCGGAACAACCGCTTTGTAATTCCGGTTAAACAAGAATACCGTAACGCTTTTGGTGGGGTAGTTCATGACCAATCGTCATCAGGACAAACATTGTACATTGAACCGCAAACAGTTTTAGATGCAAATAACCACTTGCGGTCCCTGCAAGTCCAAGAAGACGAGGAAATTAGACGGATTTTCCAAGAGTTATCTACAGAATTAGCCCCTTATACCAGTGAAATTGCTGAAAACAATCAACGTCTTGGGGATTTAGACTTGATTCAAGCTAAATTCTTCTATGCCCGTGAAATTGGGGCCAACCGACCGATTTTAGCAAATGGATCTGAACGCATTGACCTAAAAGAGGCGAGACATCCTTTATTAGACCGCAAAACAGTTGTCGCTAACGATATTCATTTTAGCCATGAATATAATATGATCGTCATTACCGGGCCAAACACCGGTGGTAAAACCATTACCTTGAAAACAGTCGGTCTACTGCAATTAATGGCTCAATCAGGCTTATATATTACTGCCAAGGCAGATTCTCGGGTAGAAATCTTCAAAGAAATATTTGCGGATATTGGTGACGAGCAGTCCATTGAACAAAGTTTATCCACCTTCTCAGGACATATGACGAATATTATCCGTATTGTTGAGGCTGCAGACGAACATTCGCTAGTTTTAATCGATGAGTTGGGTTCTGGTACCGACCCTCAAGAAGGGGCAGCCATCGCCATCGCGGTACTAAACCGTTTTGCCTTCCTAAACGCCCGCGTATTGGCCACTACCCATTATCCGGAACTGAAAACGTACGCTTATGACCATCCTGGGGCCATTAATGCCTCGATGGAATTTAACGAAATCACCTTGGAACCAACCTATCAATTGCTGATTGGGGTGCCAGGTCGCTCTAACGCCTTTGATATCTCCCAACGACTAGGTTTACCAGTTGAAATGGTGGATGAAGCACGTTCTTATATCCAGGAAGATAGCCAAAATCTCAACGAAATGTTGCTTGATTTAGAAGCCCAACGTCACGAATACGAAGACTTATCAGCCGAAGCCGCCAAAGACTTAGCCGATGCTGAAAATCTTTTAAATGATTTGAAAAAGGCACAAGCTAGACTAGAAGCTGACAAACAAACCTATATGAACCGGGCCCGTAAAGAAGCCAATCAATTGGTAGAAGACACCAAGGCAAAAGCCGATGCCATTCTGGCGGAGATCCGGGAGTGGCAAATCAACCATCCAACCATTGGTAATATCAAAGAACATGAGATGATTGATCGTCAAAGCGCCTTGTCTAACTTAACGCAAGAGGAACAGCTAAAGAAAAACAAAATCCTTCAAAAAGCCAAGAAAAATAAAGAGCGAAAAGCCAGCTTTGAAGTGGGCGATGAAGTGAATGTTCTAACCTACGGGCAACGTGGTACCTTGGTTGAGAAACGTGAAAAGGACTGGGTTGTTCAGATGGGTATGCTGAAGATGGAAGTGGCTGAAAAAGATTTAACTTTAGTTGATGAGAAACCGAAGAAAGAGAAAAATCATCGGGCTGGACTCAAAGCAAGTAAGGCTAAATCAGTCAATACGAGTCTAGATTTACGTGGTGAACGGTATGAGGAAGCCATGATTCGACTAAACAATTTTATCGATTCGGCCTTATTAGCCGGGCATGGTCAGGTCACCATTATCCATGGTCACGGCACAGGTGCCTTAAGACAGGGTGTTCAAAAGGCCTTGAAGAACCATCCACGGGTTGATTCCTTTGAATTCGCACCTTATAACATGGGTGGTAATGGGGCGACAATCGCTAAATTTAAAGGCTAA
- a CDS encoding CvpA family protein, with product MTSFLILLFFILSIGVGVYRGAILQGIHSIGLLVAYLFAVLFYQNLVDLVTLWVPYVGFDIENTFVYYPVALLQNMDIIYFRLVALLAIILLVWIVTKLIAFGLRDLKFKEMDIQWNGILGGLFGFFSAWYWSFFILMFMSVLTFEGVQTALSNSSVADFIILNTPILSGQVFNILLQGLGNLPF from the coding sequence ATGACAAGTTTTTTGATTTTATTATTTTTTATACTTAGTATAGGCGTTGGTGTCTATCGAGGGGCTATACTGCAAGGCATTCATTCTATAGGCTTATTAGTCGCGTATTTGTTTGCCGTTTTGTTCTATCAAAATCTAGTTGACCTTGTAACCTTATGGGTGCCTTATGTAGGTTTTGATATTGAAAATACCTTTGTCTATTATCCAGTAGCTTTATTACAAAATATGGATATCATTTACTTTAGATTAGTTGCCTTGTTAGCAATTATCTTGCTTGTCTGGATTGTTACTAAATTAATTGCTTTTGGCTTAAGAGACTTAAAATTTAAAGAAATGGATATTCAATGGAACGGCATTTTGGGCGGCCTATTTGGCTTCTTCTCAGCTTGGTACTGGTCATTCTTTATTTTGATGTTTATGTCAGTTTTAACCTTTGAAGGGGTGCAAACAGCCTTATCCAATTCTTCAGTCGCCGACTTCATTATCTTGAATACCCCAATTTTATCTGGTCAAGTATTCAACATCCTACTACAAGGACTAGGCAACTTACCATTTTAA
- a CDS encoding cell division protein ZapA, translated as MSNEEKNRVIAKLGYHKFTIKSHKTSEHIQQVSRDINQLLADISKKNPNMSMEEMALLVALNIQSDNVDLQAQMAVKSKENADLMVRVKSMEQTMGTLVKEIAEIEKEKMREAKEKTQPQTPSKAKTTQGHAKAPAKKPAQTKASGKQTLTQADLDKEIPEISQPSLKSSVNTASKQLGRLRQTPRS; from the coding sequence ATGTCGAATGAAGAAAAAAACAGAGTAATAGCGAAATTGGGCTATCACAAATTCACCATCAAGAGTCATAAAACAAGTGAACATATTCAACAAGTGAGCCGTGATATCAACCAATTACTTGCTGATATTAGTAAAAAGAATCCCAATATGTCAATGGAAGAGATGGCTTTATTAGTAGCGTTAAACATCCAATCTGATAATGTGGATTTACAAGCACAAATGGCTGTAAAATCTAAAGAAAATGCCGATTTAATGGTCCGTGTAAAATCAATGGAGCAAACCATGGGCACGTTGGTGAAAGAAATCGCTGAAATAGAAAAAGAAAAGATGCGTGAAGCAAAAGAAAAAACTCAACCACAAACACCATCAAAAGCCAAGACGACCCAGGGACATGCTAAAGCGCCAGCTAAAAAACCAGCGCAAACAAAAGCAAGTGGAAAACAAACACTAACACAGGCTGACTTAGATAAAGAAATTCCTGAAATTAGCCAACCAAGTTTGAAGTCTAGTGTGAACACAGCCTCAAAACAATTGGGTCGTTTGCGTCAAACACCAAGATCATAG
- a CDS encoding ABC transporter permease subunit (The N-terminal region of this protein, as described by TIGR01726, is a three transmembrane segment that identifies a subfamily of ABC transporter permease subunits, which specificities that include histidine, arginine, glutamine, glutamate, L-cystine (sic), the opines (in Agrobacterium) octopine and nopaline, etc.): MKNHQVSNTWQKALIAILTIVFAIVGPTSAFVEASEVGTTIEVDQEALAEGLDTEGVLRVGMEANYAPFNWSQTSDADGAVPISNSDGEYANGYDVQIAKRLADSLGLELEIVKLEWDGLPPALESGMIDVIIAGMSPTPERLQQMDFSNSYYSSDIVLVTMADSEYADATSLEDFAGTTVTGQLNTFHYDLIPQITDVTQATALDSFPTMITALTAGSVDAYVSEKPGAMAAVAANPDLTYVEFAEGQGFNLGEVTSDIAVATRKDSPLTDIMNQALATIPTADRDQLMEDMVNLNERGESAGFWSEVAGIWDTYGSQFLTGAGNTMFIALSSTIMGFVIGLLIAIYRSLIVRRDQKPVAYFFYKLFDFVIAAYIEIFRGTPMMVQAMMIFYGSRLFFNFQMSTMFAALLIVSINTGAYLAEVIRGGITSVDKGQTEAARAIGMNHYQTMTTIVLPQAIRSILPALGNEFVINIKDTSVLNVIAVTELFFVTKSAAGSTYLTFQTFLITAIIYFVLTFTTTRVLNFIENRMAGKKTYHVYESSTNTVINGQREQ; the protein is encoded by the coding sequence ATGAAAAATCATCAAGTAAGTAACACTTGGCAAAAAGCTTTGATTGCTATTTTGACCATCGTATTTGCCATCGTTGGCCCAACATCCGCTTTTGTTGAAGCGAGTGAGGTCGGCACAACAATTGAGGTTGACCAAGAAGCATTAGCTGAAGGTTTAGACACAGAAGGCGTCCTACGAGTTGGGATGGAAGCCAACTATGCGCCCTTCAACTGGTCGCAAACATCTGACGCGGACGGTGCAGTCCCTATTTCAAACTCTGACGGTGAATATGCAAACGGTTATGACGTACAAATCGCTAAACGTCTAGCTGATTCACTAGGTTTAGAACTTGAAATTGTTAAGTTAGAGTGGGACGGTCTACCACCTGCACTTGAATCTGGCATGATAGACGTGATTATTGCCGGTATGTCACCAACACCAGAACGTCTACAACAAATGGACTTCTCAAATTCTTACTATTCTTCAGATATCGTTCTTGTGACTATGGCTGACAGTGAATACGCAGATGCTACATCGCTAGAAGATTTCGCTGGCACAACTGTTACTGGTCAATTAAATACATTCCATTATGATTTAATTCCGCAAATTACTGACGTAACCCAAGCCACTGCCTTGGATTCATTCCCAACGATGATTACAGCTTTAACTGCTGGTTCAGTTGACGCCTATGTATCTGAAAAACCAGGTGCCATGGCTGCTGTAGCTGCTAACCCTGACTTAACATACGTTGAGTTTGCTGAGGGCCAAGGCTTTAACTTAGGTGAAGTCACTTCTGATATTGCTGTTGCAACCAGAAAAGATTCTCCATTAACAGACATTATGAACCAAGCCTTAGCAACTATTCCAACCGCTGACCGTGACCAATTAATGGAAGATATGGTGAACTTGAACGAGCGCGGTGAAAGTGCTGGTTTCTGGTCTGAAGTTGCGGGCATTTGGGATACTTACGGTTCCCAATTCCTAACTGGTGCTGGTAACACTATGTTTATCGCGTTAAGCTCGACAATTATGGGATTTGTCATTGGTTTATTGATTGCTATCTACCGTTCATTAATCGTTCGTCGCGATCAAAAACCAGTTGCCTACTTCTTCTATAAATTATTCGACTTTGTGATTGCTGCCTACATTGAAATCTTCCGTGGTACACCAATGATGGTACAAGCTATGATGATTTTCTATGGTTCAAGACTATTCTTCAATTTCCAAATGTCTACTATGTTTGCAGCCTTACTAATTGTGTCGATTAATACTGGTGCTTATCTTGCCGAAGTGATCCGTGGTGGGATTACCTCAGTGGATAAAGGCCAAACTGAGGCCGCTCGTGCCATTGGTATGAACCACTACCAAACAATGACGACAATCGTTTTGCCACAAGCTATTCGGTCAATCTTACCTGCTTTAGGTAACGAATTTGTAATCAATATTAAAGATACGTCTGTATTGAATGTTATCGCAGTAACTGAGTTATTCTTTGTAACGAAATCAGCCGCAGGTTCAACTTACCTAACCTTCCAAACATTCCTAATTACAGCGATTATCTACTTTGTCTTAACTTTTACAACAACTCGTGTCTTGAATTTCATCGAAAATCGTATGGCAGGCAAAAAGACTTACCATGTCTATGAATCTAGCACGAATACAGTAATCAACGGTCAAAGAGAACAATAG
- a CDS encoding amino acid ABC transporter ATP-binding protein, with protein MQNQDQLILNVQHLEKRFGENLVLRDIDFQVRPGQVTSIIGSSGSGKSTLLRCLNLLEEPTGGDILYHGQSILNGKKMNINKYRTQVGMVFQSFNLFKNYTALENCTVGQRKILGRSQAEAEAVALKNLEKVGMAPYRDARPEQLSGGQQQRVAIARALSMDPEVLLFDEPTSALDPEMVGEVLETMTQLATEGLTMIVVTHEMAFARDVSTNIVFMDKGVIVEQGPAKEVIDTPKQERTKAFLTRYANERF; from the coding sequence ATGCAAAACCAAGATCAATTAATCTTAAATGTACAACATTTAGAAAAACGTTTTGGGGAAAACTTGGTCCTACGTGATATCGACTTCCAAGTACGCCCAGGACAAGTAACCTCTATTATTGGTTCATCTGGATCAGGTAAATCTACCCTACTACGTTGCTTAAACCTACTTGAAGAACCAACTGGCGGCGACATTTTATACCACGGCCAATCGATTTTAAACGGGAAGAAAATGAACATTAATAAATACCGTACCCAAGTTGGTATGGTATTCCAATCATTCAACCTATTTAAAAACTATACAGCCCTAGAAAACTGTACAGTTGGCCAACGTAAAATCTTAGGTCGTAGTCAGGCTGAAGCAGAAGCAGTTGCCCTTAAGAACCTTGAAAAGGTCGGTATGGCACCTTACCGTGACGCCCGCCCTGAGCAACTATCTGGTGGACAACAACAGCGTGTCGCGATTGCCCGTGCCCTTTCAATGGACCCAGAAGTATTACTATTCGATGAGCCTACATCTGCCCTTGACCCAGAAATGGTTGGGGAAGTATTGGAAACAATGACCCAATTAGCAACAGAAGGTCTAACAATGATCGTTGTAACCCACGAAATGGCCTTCGCCCGTGACGTATCAACCAATATCGTCTTCATGGACAAAGGTGTCATCGTCGAACAAGGTCCAGCCAAAGAGGTCATCGATACCCCGAAACAAGAAAGAACAAAAGCCTTCTTGACAAGATACGCAAACGAAAGATTTTAA
- a CDS encoding CHAD domain-containing protein, translating to MNKRHEVFGQQINKVSGLYLDYQNNPFSDELVHDLRVSIRELRGLLNFIKKRMDKDHYNKLNQQLGAAARVFGPLRELDVLYAYCEDYAVNHPETSEAYYQLFNTFVKERRIEVNRTFNKGNSATIQQAIEDAKEILELDLFINKKDWKKYTLKRLKKKDKKLRYAFKTVDISDYEAVHEIRKSAKKVRYAATYFDETVSKDLNQYRKDAKAIQSEFGEITDAYVNYDLLTAYADKVKDENVRDLLIQIRDDIECAE from the coding sequence ATGAATAAAAGGCATGAAGTATTTGGACAGCAGATAAATAAGGTGTCAGGCTTATATCTAGATTATCAGAACAACCCATTTTCCGATGAACTAGTCCACGATTTGCGTGTTTCAATTCGAGAATTACGTGGTCTACTTAACTTTATAAAAAAACGTATGGACAAAGACCATTATAACAAGTTGAACCAGCAATTGGGTGCAGCAGCGCGCGTATTTGGGCCCCTTCGTGAATTGGATGTGCTTTATGCATATTGCGAAGATTATGCAGTAAATCATCCTGAAACCAGCGAGGCTTATTACCAGCTGTTTAACACCTTCGTGAAAGAACGTCGGATAGAAGTGAATCGGACTTTTAATAAGGGCAATAGCGCCACCATTCAGCAGGCTATTGAGGATGCGAAAGAAATCCTTGAACTCGACCTATTTATAAATAAGAAAGACTGGAAGAAGTATACGCTTAAGCGCCTGAAAAAGAAGGATAAAAAATTGCGATACGCCTTTAAGACAGTGGATATTTCTGACTACGAGGCAGTCCACGAAATTAGAAAGAGTGCCAAGAAGGTGCGGTATGCAGCCACTTACTTCGACGAGACGGTTTCTAAAGACTTAAACCAATACAGAAAAGACGCCAAGGCCATTCAATCTGAATTCGGTGAAATTACAGATGCGTATGTCAATTATGATTTACTGACAGCATACGCAGACAAGGTAAAAGATGAAAATGTGCGTGATTTATTAATTCAAATTCGCGATGATATCGAATGCGCGGAATAG
- a CDS encoding DUF368 domain-containing protein: MNNKKDAVFSADWFIRVLKGAAVGIGGILPGLSGGVLAVIFGLYDQIINFLANITENFWKNVRYFIPVGIGFLLGILVFSIFVEKAFGLYAAIFITLFIGFVVGTLPSLFKSAGKEGRSTSDLALLAVTAVIIFLIMFLGGQGITQVQPSFIAWVLSGALIGLGVIVPGMSPSNFLIYFGLYDKMAAGIAALDFSVIIPLGLGGLLCVIGLAKAAEWAFKHYYSKMYHFILGTVIGSSIALFPTQVFPGFSAEGLANSGLSFMNTLIWCVIAFVLGTIFSLWFSKIEEKYSND; the protein is encoded by the coding sequence ATGAATAATAAAAAAGATGCCGTCTTTTCGGCAGATTGGTTTATCCGTGTTCTGAAGGGTGCAGCTGTTGGAATAGGAGGAATTCTACCAGGTCTTTCAGGTGGAGTCCTAGCTGTCATTTTCGGCTTGTACGATCAAATTATTAACTTTTTAGCTAATATTACTGAAAATTTCTGGAAAAATGTCCGTTACTTTATTCCAGTTGGAATTGGTTTTTTATTAGGAATCTTAGTATTCTCAATTTTCGTTGAAAAAGCCTTTGGACTTTACGCAGCTATTTTTATTACCTTATTTATCGGCTTCGTAGTGGGGACTTTACCATCACTATTTAAGTCGGCTGGAAAAGAAGGGCGCAGTACATCTGACTTAGCCTTGCTTGCAGTAACTGCAGTCATCATTTTCTTGATCATGTTCTTAGGTGGTCAAGGGATTACACAAGTACAACCATCATTTATCGCCTGGGTATTATCAGGTGCTTTGATTGGTTTAGGGGTTATTGTACCAGGGATGAGTCCATCAAATTTCTTAATTTATTTTGGTTTATATGACAAAATGGCCGCAGGTATCGCAGCTCTTGATTTTTCAGTCATTATTCCATTAGGATTAGGTGGGTTACTGTGTGTCATTGGTTTAGCGAAGGCTGCTGAATGGGCCTTCAAACATTACTACTCTAAAATGTACCACTTTATTTTAGGGACTGTAATTGGTTCATCGATTGCCTTATTCCCAACACAAGTATTTCCAGGTTTCTCAGCTGAAGGTTTAGCAAATTCTGGTTTATCATTCATGAATACATTGATTTGGTGTGTGATTGCCTTTGTATTAGGGACAATCTTCTCATTATGGTTCTCAAAAATTGAAGAAAAATATTCAAATGACTAA